The Denitrificimonas caeni genome has a segment encoding these proteins:
- the rfbD gene encoding dTDP-4-dehydrorhamnose reductase, with product MRVLITGAQGQVGQELLKSAPANWQIHGLGSSDLDISDAAHVMTTAQHLQPDLIINAAAYTAVDKAQSDSARAHAVNHRGAENLANAAQRLNCPLLHISTDYVFSGDHSEPYSEHDTPQPNSVYGESKLLGEQAIQALCKQHIILRTSWVFGLHGNNFVKTMLRLGQERDALSIVSDQIGGPTAAASIAQALWQIAQQYQRNSSCTWGIYHFSGAPTCSWYDFAQEIFAQAVELQLLSKAPTLKAIASSDYPTPAQRPAYSVLNNSKINQHFNIAQSHWPDQLQLMLTALKGAQ from the coding sequence ATGCGGGTGTTAATTACTGGAGCACAGGGGCAAGTTGGGCAAGAACTGCTCAAGTCGGCTCCAGCAAACTGGCAGATACATGGCTTAGGCTCAAGCGATTTAGATATCAGTGATGCCGCGCACGTTATGACCACAGCGCAGCACTTACAACCTGATTTGATTATCAATGCCGCCGCTTATACAGCTGTGGATAAAGCACAGAGCGACAGCGCGCGCGCCCATGCCGTTAATCACCGCGGGGCAGAAAACCTGGCCAACGCTGCGCAACGCTTAAACTGTCCCTTGCTGCATATTTCTACCGATTACGTCTTCTCTGGTGATCACTCTGAGCCCTATAGTGAGCACGATACGCCGCAACCCAATAGCGTCTATGGCGAGAGTAAATTACTTGGCGAGCAAGCAATTCAAGCCCTATGTAAGCAACACATTATCTTGCGCACCAGTTGGGTCTTTGGTTTGCATGGTAATAACTTTGTCAAAACCATGCTGCGACTTGGTCAAGAGCGCGACGCACTCAGCATCGTCAGTGACCAAATTGGTGGACCAACAGCCGCCGCTAGTATCGCCCAAGCTTTATGGCAGATTGCCCAGCAATACCAGCGCAACAGCAGTTGTACTTGGGGCATTTACCATTTTAGCGGCGCCCCCACTTGCAGTTGGTACGATTTTGCGCAAGAAATCTTTGCGCAAGCCGTAGAGTTGCAGTTACTCAGCAAAGCGCCAACGCTAAAAGCAATTGCTAGCAGCGACTACCCAACACCCGCACAACGGCCTGCTTACTCAGTACTCAACAACAGCAAAATCAACCAGCACTTCAACATCGCCCAAAGCCACTGGCCGGATCAACTGCAACTCATGCTAACTGCGCTTAAAGGTGCTCAATAA
- a CDS encoding O-antigen ligase family protein, translating into MNIYQRVLSTLIVTSSFCFAFFWLPYYKLFDFFCNILILAFLLQLLLPSSKKLRKDPLFRLGLLFFVYLFITIAWHKFSLPADTPRIAETRKYLRILYFIPIAYAISYSKMLNPWRFLIIAFLGLIAYLIINFDLAEWKRAWNGYRVDFGIENAQHTGIVFATSLIAFTVFTVRFINWSRKYSLIIFLVSLTVWFSALLLSFWVVFVSQTRAVWLGLSVSALIMLLLAGIFYIQKKRSTIKWYKYSTILLGLIFTTILIEHSFNTQEQIMKRLTSEKVSIESLHLAASHEKKQMTSFEIRVASWAAAPEWIMERPFMGWGRRGAKNLIRESDYFNESFKSRFGHLHNSYLETLVDLGFIGTGFILIIILFLGRKIISSFKRGSMPFDVFIFYWAFFIFWAVVNLFESYIIFQSGTYLIAVVLSFSYSFIIKKESFKT; encoded by the coding sequence TTGAATATTTACCAGAGAGTGCTCAGCACCTTAATTGTAACAAGTAGCTTTTGCTTTGCTTTCTTTTGGCTACCTTATTATAAACTTTTTGACTTTTTCTGTAATATTTTAATTTTAGCTTTTCTTTTACAACTACTACTACCCAGTAGTAAAAAATTACGCAAAGATCCATTATTTCGTTTAGGTTTATTATTTTTTGTTTATTTATTTATTACAATCGCTTGGCATAAATTTAGCCTTCCAGCAGATACTCCACGTATAGCTGAAACTCGAAAATATCTGAGAATACTTTATTTTATTCCAATTGCTTATGCTATTTCATACAGCAAAATGCTTAACCCCTGGCGGTTTCTAATTATAGCTTTTTTAGGGCTAATTGCATATTTAATAATAAATTTTGATCTTGCAGAGTGGAAACGTGCTTGGAATGGCTACAGAGTAGATTTTGGAATTGAGAATGCTCAGCATACTGGTATAGTTTTTGCAACAAGTTTAATTGCTTTTACCGTTTTCACAGTAAGGTTTATTAATTGGAGTAGAAAATACTCTCTGATTATTTTTCTAGTTAGCTTAACAGTTTGGTTTAGTGCCCTACTCCTTTCTTTCTGGGTCGTTTTCGTATCACAAACTCGCGCTGTCTGGCTTGGCTTATCTGTATCGGCACTTATTATGCTTTTGCTTGCTGGTATATTTTATATTCAAAAAAAACGCTCCACAATAAAATGGTATAAGTACTCGACAATATTACTTGGGCTTATATTTACTACAATATTAATTGAGCACAGCTTCAATACTCAAGAACAAATAATGAAACGCCTAACTTCTGAAAAAGTCAGTATTGAGAGTTTACATTTAGCTGCTTCGCATGAAAAAAAACAAATGACCAGTTTTGAAATAAGAGTTGCCAGTTGGGCCGCTGCCCCAGAATGGATTATGGAAAGACCTTTTATGGGTTGGGGCCGACGTGGAGCTAAAAACTTAATTAGAGAGTCTGACTATTTTAACGAGAGCTTTAAAAGCAGATTCGGTCACCTACATAACTCATACTTAGAAACTTTAGTAGACTTAGGCTTTATTGGCACAGGCTTCATACTAATAATTATACTCTTTTTAGGACGCAAAATTATTAGTAGCTTTAAAAGAGGAAGTATGCCATTCGATGTTTTTATTTTCTATTGGGCTTTTTTTATTTTTTGGGCTGTAGTAAACCTATTCGAATCTTATATTATATTTCAAAGTGGCACCTATCTAATTGCAGTCGTATTATCTTTTTCTTATTCATTTATTATAAAAAAAGAATCATTTAAAACATAA
- a CDS encoding toluene tolerance protein produces the protein MHKLDHQDYLKLRENCKVIEQDGFGDKVMILQDGTFLKLFRRKRLITSAAIWPYAQRFADNAKKLEKLGIPCPKIIQVYRIPSIERDAVHYHPLPGTTLRDLHSGDAEYPDDLRERFLKFVDHIQDLGVYFRSIHLGNVVLTPEGELGLIDISDMKIFRRPLSKWQRKRNEEHMVRDAEDALWLDLIKSNETKSL, from the coding sequence ATGCATAAGCTCGATCACCAAGACTATTTAAAACTACGTGAAAATTGCAAAGTCATCGAACAAGACGGTTTTGGCGATAAAGTTATGATTCTGCAAGACGGCACATTTTTAAAGCTGTTTCGTCGCAAGCGCCTGATCACTTCGGCGGCAATCTGGCCCTATGCCCAGCGCTTCGCTGATAATGCCAAGAAACTCGAAAAACTCGGCATCCCCTGCCCTAAAATCATCCAGGTCTATCGCATCCCAAGTATTGAGCGTGATGCCGTGCACTACCACCCGCTACCCGGCACAACCTTACGCGACCTGCACAGCGGCGACGCCGAGTACCCCGATGATTTACGCGAGCGTTTTTTAAAATTTGTCGACCACATCCAAGACCTTGGCGTGTACTTTCGCTCGATTCATCTGGGCAACGTAGTACTCACCCCCGAGGGCGAGCTTGGCTTGATTGATATTTCAGACATGAAAATCTTCCGCAGGCCACTGAGCAAGTGGCAGAGGAAGAGGAATGAAGAGCATATGGTGAGGGATGCGGAGGATGCGCTCTGGCTAGACTTAATTAAGTCTAATGAAACTAAAAGTTTATAG
- a CDS encoding IS1380 family transposase translates to MGETLPSWKPSCNLSVSVQLSERKTSSDAGAFLLREVLDRSGVIESLDRQLLDDRDPARVQHSLSSQLRTLLVQRALGWDDLSDTQTLANDPVLQLACSDQRSTTPLEQPRPSQPTLSRLLNLLATDINQSAFHDGLLDMAMWRLSSMRSGKPLSSITLDVDGLPIETFGQQVRTGYNSYVGYSHYSPLVASIAETGDMVGGLLREGNSGCAVQAEHWIPKLVERIAKTTGTKVRVRFDAGFTGNPTLSALDDANIEYVGRLSSNTVLEREAAHYLKRPVGRPTHQLREWCHEFYYQAQSWEKPRRIILVVCEQPDDLFLKHFFLVTSLDWKDWTPHKILQLYRKCGKAEGHMGELKDTLNVHLSSTCRGASTVQQVMGRNQVSLLLSLYAYQMLHSLRALMERVTQKGWSIRKVREQILKTAATVAVHARKIAVHIGQSGGKWWPSLLKNLPRLHQAQT, encoded by the coding sequence ATGGGTGAAACACTACCAAGCTGGAAACCATCCTGCAACTTATCTGTTTCAGTACAGCTCAGTGAACGGAAAACCAGTAGTGATGCCGGTGCATTCTTGCTGCGCGAGGTGCTCGATCGCAGCGGTGTGATTGAGAGCTTGGATCGGCAGTTGCTTGATGATCGTGACCCCGCACGTGTGCAACATAGTTTGTCCAGTCAGCTTCGTACTCTGCTGGTTCAGCGTGCGCTGGGCTGGGACGATCTGAGTGATACGCAAACACTAGCAAACGACCCAGTTTTGCAGCTGGCCTGCAGCGATCAGCGCAGCACCACGCCACTAGAGCAGCCCCGTCCTTCGCAGCCAACCCTGTCGCGTCTTCTGAATCTGTTGGCCACAGATATCAACCAGTCTGCATTTCATGACGGTTTGCTCGACATGGCCATGTGGCGACTGTCTTCGATGCGCAGCGGCAAGCCATTGTCATCGATCACGTTGGATGTCGATGGCCTGCCCATTGAAACTTTTGGCCAACAAGTCAGAACGGGCTACAACAGCTATGTTGGTTATTCACACTACTCACCGCTGGTGGCTTCTATCGCTGAAACGGGCGACATGGTTGGCGGCCTGTTACGAGAGGGAAACAGCGGTTGTGCAGTACAAGCTGAGCACTGGATTCCCAAGCTGGTTGAACGGATTGCCAAGACAACCGGCACCAAGGTCAGAGTTCGTTTTGATGCGGGCTTTACTGGCAACCCAACACTTTCGGCACTGGATGACGCCAATATTGAATATGTTGGTCGATTGTCCAGCAATACCGTACTTGAGCGCGAAGCGGCACACTATCTCAAGCGCCCAGTGGGTCGGCCAACCCATCAACTACGCGAGTGGTGCCATGAATTTTACTATCAGGCACAGTCTTGGGAGAAGCCGCGCCGCATTATTTTAGTGGTCTGCGAGCAACCGGATGATCTGTTTTTAAAACATTTTTTCCTAGTCACCAGCCTGGACTGGAAAGACTGGACACCGCATAAAATTCTGCAGCTGTACCGCAAATGCGGGAAAGCTGAGGGGCACATGGGCGAACTGAAAGACACGCTCAACGTGCACCTATCTTCTACCTGCCGTGGTGCGTCTACCGTGCAACAGGTGATGGGCCGCAATCAGGTCAGCCTGCTGCTGAGTCTCTACGCTTATCAGATGCTGCACAGTCTGCGAGCGCTGATGGAGCGCGTCACACAAAAGGGCTGGAGCATACGCAAAGTCCGCGAGCAGATCCTGAAAACAGCAGCGACCGTGGCCGTGCATGCGCGAAAAATAGCAGTTCATATCGGACAGTCCGGCGGCAAATGGTGGCCCAGTCTGCTTAAAAACTTGCCTCGACTGCATCAGGCTCAAACTTAA
- a CDS encoding carbamoyltransferase, translating into MALTILGLSGALSHDPSAALYIDGKLIAAVEEERLVRDKHAKNRMPYESAKFCLEQAGITPADVDVVAIPFAPISILEKARWHYAKRYWYAPERALDALLAGNRRFYRYYKKIQWCLVQLGFDLKKVKIEPVEHHLAHAASAYLCSGFTEKTAIMGIDGKGEYATTFFGYGENGKIHKIKEFYDPDSLGGLYGAMTEFLGFEMLDGEFKVMGMAPYGDPDLYDLSRLAKFENGELVINTEYANVVGLRRYKEKGKGFYFSPKLIEWLGPKREGDIADDPYIHYAASVQALFEKLSLEMMDYYLGDIIKETGRIAFAGGSALNVKLNQKIIARDEVKELFVQPAAGDAGTAVGAAAYISQRKGVPVEKMEHVYLGPEYTNEEVIAACAKHPGQPQWQKIDNVPEHIAKIMVEGNPVAWFQGRMEFGPRALGGRSIIGCPSIPNVADRINAQIKFRERWRPFCPSMLDTVAAQMLKIDHPSPFMTFTFEVSDEWKERVPEVVHEDGTSRAQVLERQYNPRWYDLMVELEKLTGNGVSLNTSLNRRGEAMVCSPKDALDMFYGSDLQYLIMEDILVVKPQG; encoded by the coding sequence ATGGCACTTACTATTCTCGGCCTATCTGGCGCACTCAGCCATGACCCATCGGCAGCTTTATATATCGATGGTAAGTTGATTGCAGCCGTTGAAGAAGAGCGTTTAGTACGCGACAAACATGCTAAAAATCGCATGCCGTATGAGTCCGCTAAGTTTTGCTTAGAGCAAGCAGGTATTACCCCAGCTGATGTGGATGTGGTTGCTATTCCTTTTGCGCCCATCAGCATTTTAGAAAAAGCCCGCTGGCATTACGCCAAACGTTACTGGTATGCACCAGAGCGCGCTTTAGATGCGCTGCTGGCCGGTAATCGCCGCTTCTATCGTTACTACAAAAAAATCCAATGGTGCTTAGTGCAACTGGGTTTTGATCTGAAAAAAGTTAAAATTGAACCAGTTGAGCACCATTTGGCTCACGCTGCCAGTGCCTACTTGTGCTCAGGCTTTACCGAGAAAACTGCCATTATGGGTATTGATGGTAAAGGTGAGTACGCTACAACTTTCTTTGGTTACGGTGAAAACGGCAAGATTCATAAGATTAAAGAGTTTTATGATCCTGACTCCTTGGGTGGCTTGTATGGCGCTATGACCGAGTTTTTAGGCTTTGAAATGCTTGATGGTGAGTTCAAAGTGATGGGCATGGCACCCTATGGTGATCCTGATCTGTATGACTTATCACGCTTGGCAAAATTTGAAAATGGCGAGCTGGTGATTAACACCGAATACGCCAACGTGGTGGGTTTGCGCCGTTATAAAGAAAAGGGTAAAGGTTTTTACTTCTCGCCTAAGTTAATCGAATGGCTAGGCCCTAAGCGTGAGGGTGATATTGCCGATGATCCTTACATCCATTACGCCGCCAGCGTACAAGCGCTGTTTGAAAAGCTGTCGCTGGAAATGATGGATTATTATTTGGGCGATATTATTAAAGAAACCGGTCGTATTGCTTTTGCTGGTGGCAGCGCGCTGAACGTTAAACTCAATCAAAAAATCATTGCCCGTGACGAAGTCAAAGAGCTCTTTGTCCAGCCAGCGGCCGGTGATGCCGGTACCGCAGTGGGTGCTGCAGCCTATATTTCCCAAAGAAAAGGCGTACCAGTGGAAAAAATGGAGCATGTCTATCTTGGCCCTGAGTACACCAATGAAGAAGTGATTGCTGCCTGTGCTAAGCACCCAGGTCAGCCACAATGGCAAAAAATTGATAACGTCCCTGAGCACATCGCCAAAATCATGGTAGAAGGCAATCCTGTGGCTTGGTTTCAAGGCCGTATGGAGTTTGGTCCACGCGCTTTAGGTGGACGTTCAATTATTGGCTGTCCAAGCATTCCTAATGTGGCCGACCGAATTAACGCACAAATTAAATTCCGCGAACGTTGGCGTCCATTCTGCCCATCCATGTTGGATACAGTGGCAGCACAGATGCTGAAAATCGATCACCCATCACCCTTTATGACCTTTACCTTTGAAGTCAGTGACGAGTGGAAAGAGCGTGTACCAGAAGTGGTGCATGAAGATGGCACCTCCCGCGCGCAAGTCCTAGAGCGCCAATATAACCCGCGCTGGTACGACTTAATGGTGGAGCTGGAAAAGCTCACTGGCAATGGTGTATCACTCAACACCTCCCTCAATCGCCGCGGCGAAGCCATGGTGTGTTCGCCAAAAGATGCGCTGGATATGTTCTATGGCTCGGATCTGCAGTATTTGATTATGGAAGATATTTTGGTGGTGAAACCGCAGGGTTGA
- a CDS encoding glycosyltransferase family 2 protein, with amino-acid sequence MSVAPKLSVIMPVYNSDKYLSQAIESVLNQTFYDFEFIIINDGSIDKSLKIIKKYMAVDERIKLIDRENRGIVSSLNEAIFISRGEYIARMDGDDICFPERFAEQLRFMECNELDLCGTWVEPFNERRKHNVSCFPISHADIVITSIFYCCINHPSAMIKRKVFDSLKYTDEAAEDYKLWCDIIINGFKVGNCPKVLLRYRLHSGQMIRSKTEELRSSAERVSKKLTGHLGGLEIETHSDFVKYNSSNKYSLFKALARNIDLLLKKHGASKNCKNSILSRLYFKSDDKTPALYLLYLYETFSFDKKINKEFGFFFKSIVVFIRNKIFKKR; translated from the coding sequence TTGTCTGTAGCGCCTAAGTTATCCGTAATAATGCCAGTGTATAACTCAGATAAGTATTTGAGTCAGGCTATTGAAAGTGTATTGAATCAAACTTTCTATGATTTTGAATTTATTATAATTAATGATGGATCGATAGATAAAAGTTTAAAAATTATAAAGAAATATATGGCTGTAGATGAGAGGATAAAATTAATAGATAGAGAAAACAGAGGAATTGTTAGTAGTTTGAATGAGGCAATATTTATTTCGAGAGGAGAATATATTGCACGCATGGATGGAGATGATATATGTTTTCCTGAGCGCTTTGCAGAACAGCTACGCTTTATGGAGTGCAATGAATTAGATCTTTGTGGTACATGGGTAGAACCTTTTAATGAGCGTAGAAAACATAATGTTAGTTGTTTTCCAATAAGTCATGCTGATATTGTTATTACTTCAATTTTTTATTGCTGTATCAATCACCCTTCAGCGATGATTAAAAGAAAAGTATTTGATAGTTTAAAGTATACTGATGAGGCTGCTGAAGATTATAAACTTTGGTGTGATATTATTATAAATGGATTTAAGGTTGGTAATTGCCCTAAGGTTTTACTTAGATACAGGTTGCATTCTGGTCAAATGATAAGAAGTAAAACTGAAGAACTAAGGTCATCTGCTGAGAGAGTTTCTAAAAAGCTGACGGGTCATCTAGGGGGTTTAGAGATTGAAACGCATAGCGATTTTGTAAAATATAACTCTTCTAATAAATATAGTCTTTTTAAGGCACTGGCTAGGAACATAGATCTTTTGCTAAAGAAACATGGTGCCAGCAAGAATTGTAAAAATAGTATCTTATCAAGATTGTACTTTAAATCTGATGATAAGACACCAGCGTTATATTTATTATATCTTTATGAGACATTTAGCTTTGATAAGAAAATAAATAAAGAATTTGGTTTTTTCTTTAAATCAATAGTTGTTTTTATTAGAAATAAAATTTTTAAAAAGAGATAG
- a CDS encoding lipopolysaccharide kinase InaA family protein translates to MKLIQLSGRAPQLPLTLTLDNGQTVVVEQWLRVLPGQRYVAKAQWQGRNVLVKVFIGRKAARQYQREQVGAQLLIAQQINSAAILAAEQQADGSAYLLFEFIEDAQSLAEAWLACSAEQPLSERQTAVLGQALSAVAQMHLRGLWQSDLHLDNLLQQGDQVYVVDGGGVESEQAGKPLSSEQAVANLAVFFAQLPSAFDAHLEELLLHYLLVNGEHALRLERLHEQILSIRQWRVKDYLNKSGRECSLFSAKINGFGLRVIWRAAQSWLEPLLSNLDASIASGHIYKTGGAATVARIEHSQHTLVVKRYNIKNVLHWCKRFWRPSRAWHSWQAGHRLRVLGIATPQPLAVIENRFCGLRGSAWLISEYCGEQDIIDRLASYQDSGAVPEIEINALVVLLNALIREKISHGDLKGHNILWHQQRCYLIDLDAMQQHQRTGSFARAYMKDRTRLLRNWPQDSPLYTLLDQRLPQLPSSCPED, encoded by the coding sequence ATGAAACTCATTCAATTAAGTGGACGGGCACCGCAGCTGCCGTTAACGCTAACATTGGATAATGGCCAAACAGTCGTGGTCGAGCAGTGGCTACGGGTTTTGCCTGGGCAGCGCTATGTTGCTAAAGCACAGTGGCAAGGCCGTAATGTCTTAGTCAAAGTCTTTATTGGTCGCAAAGCTGCCCGCCAGTATCAGCGCGAGCAGGTTGGTGCACAACTGCTGATTGCGCAGCAGATTAACAGCGCGGCAATTTTAGCAGCTGAGCAGCAAGCAGATGGCAGTGCTTACCTCTTATTTGAGTTTATCGAGGATGCACAGAGCCTTGCCGAAGCTTGGCTGGCCTGCAGTGCTGAGCAGCCGTTAAGCGAGCGCCAAACTGCGGTGCTTGGCCAGGCCTTGAGCGCTGTCGCACAGATGCATTTACGTGGGCTTTGGCAAAGTGATTTGCATCTAGATAACCTCTTACAGCAAGGTGATCAAGTCTACGTGGTCGATGGCGGTGGTGTCGAAAGTGAGCAGGCCGGCAAGCCGCTGTCCTCAGAGCAAGCGGTGGCTAATTTAGCAGTGTTTTTTGCCCAGTTACCCAGTGCTTTTGATGCTCACCTTGAAGAGTTATTGCTGCACTATTTACTGGTCAATGGTGAGCATGCCTTGCGTTTAGAGCGTCTACACGAGCAGATTCTCAGTATTCGTCAGTGGCGAGTGAAAGATTATTTAAATAAGTCAGGCCGTGAGTGCAGCTTATTTAGCGCCAAGATTAATGGCTTTGGTTTGCGCGTGATCTGGCGTGCTGCGCAAAGCTGGTTGGAGCCGCTGCTGTCGAACCTTGATGCCAGTATTGCCTCTGGGCATATTTATAAAACTGGCGGCGCTGCTACTGTTGCACGGATTGAGCACAGTCAACACACACTGGTAGTGAAGCGCTATAACATTAAAAATGTTTTACATTGGTGTAAACGTTTTTGGCGTCCCAGTCGTGCTTGGCACAGCTGGCAAGCGGGCCATCGTTTGCGCGTCCTAGGTATTGCTACGCCACAACCCTTGGCAGTCATCGAAAATAGATTCTGCGGTTTACGTGGCAGTGCCTGGTTAATTAGTGAATATTGTGGCGAGCAGGATATAATCGATCGCTTGGCGAGTTATCAAGACAGTGGCGCTGTGCCTGAAATCGAAATAAATGCGTTAGTTGTTCTATTGAATGCGCTTATTCGTGAGAAAATCAGCCATGGCGACTTAAAGGGCCACAATATTTTATGGCACCAACAACGCTGCTATTTAATTGATTTAGATGCTATGCAGCAGCATCAGCGCACGGGTAGTTTTGCCCGCGCTTATATGAAAGACCGTACCCGTTTATTACGCAATTGGCCGCAAGACAGCCCGTTGTACACATTACTCGATCAGCGTTTACCGCAGTTGCCTAGCAGCTGCCCTGAAGACTAA
- a CDS encoding glycosyltransferase, with product MKVLFIIPDYSGTGGAETVINTVCTELKNRKIKYHVYIAAKHKIKNETTNLKWLESIKHSRENFNLKFKNLNELFHSLKIKKIIRNEKIDKIITVDGKGISLARKAIGKNNKDIMLFSWAHITTQKVKGNNLFKKADHHITISKKISDQIEKIGVNRKDITTVYNPIYPQESTIAFNSKNFLFMGRLRESHKQVSTIFSALSKVSGEWILHIVGDGPDSEKYKHQVKELGIEDKVIFHGFIENPWVYIKKNIESVGALLLSSRIEGFPMVLCEAMSHGIYCISSDCETGPNEIIVKNINGQLFDVGDDKTLSFHIQNIIDEKTSIDQNKIKDSIAHLYTENYMNNLVEILYIKK from the coding sequence ATGAAAGTACTTTTTATCATTCCTGATTACAGTGGTACAGGTGGTGCAGAAACGGTTATTAATACTGTTTGTACTGAGTTAAAAAATAGAAAAATCAAATACCATGTATATATAGCTGCAAAGCATAAAATAAAAAACGAAACTACGAATTTAAAATGGCTAGAAAGTATAAAACACTCTAGAGAAAACTTTAATTTAAAATTTAAAAATCTGAATGAGTTATTTCACTCACTTAAAATAAAAAAAATAATAAGAAACGAAAAAATTGACAAGATAATTACAGTCGACGGCAAAGGAATAAGCTTAGCCAGAAAAGCCATAGGAAAAAACAACAAGGATATCATGCTCTTTTCTTGGGCCCATATCACAACCCAGAAAGTTAAAGGTAATAATTTATTTAAGAAAGCCGATCACCATATAACCATTAGCAAAAAGATATCAGATCAAATAGAAAAAATAGGCGTTAACAGAAAAGACATTACTACTGTATATAACCCTATTTACCCACAAGAAAGCACCATCGCATTTAATTCAAAAAACTTTTTATTTATGGGCCGCTTACGGGAAAGTCATAAGCAAGTCAGTACAATTTTCTCTGCATTAAGTAAAGTAAGTGGCGAGTGGATATTACACATAGTTGGCGATGGGCCAGACTCTGAAAAATACAAGCATCAAGTTAAAGAACTGGGCATAGAAGACAAAGTAATCTTCCATGGCTTTATCGAAAACCCATGGGTCTATATCAAAAAAAACATAGAGAGTGTCGGCGCATTACTTTTATCGTCTAGAATAGAAGGATTCCCAATGGTTTTATGCGAAGCCATGTCTCATGGTATATATTGCATAAGTTCCGATTGTGAGACCGGACCAAATGAAATTATAGTAAAGAACATTAACGGCCAGCTATTTGACGTAGGAGATGATAAAACTCTTAGTTTTCATATCCAAAATATTATTGATGAAAAAACAAGCATTGACCAAAATAAAATAAAAGATTCTATAGCTCATTTGTATACTGAAAACTATATGAACAATCTAGTTGAAATATTATATATAAAAAAATAG
- a CDS encoding GNAT family N-acetyltransferase, producing the protein MLSYFRLYRERGWHPISAAQYRAAWLRWGGSVATHPDVVERLSDLAGIAVRYLGCSVNDELQAAVPTWGRHIALAKDVLKRQKKRGVFDLGNAEIILPQAPNSNIALRHQARYVSELHAQRISTLTEQKEGLALAREPEQYSKKFRYNQRREQRLLEEQGGVIVPVSTLSAAEQAQMYTSLFEKRWDFAVPGKEYLAEVFSLLREFMTGSFITINDVPVAFQVLYRVEAPEWISLEYINGGVDTDYNSLSPGSVLSFVNTQSEWQHARELNKPLRYSFGRADREYKDRWCNRVAVYEVS; encoded by the coding sequence ATGTTGAGCTATTTTCGTCTGTATCGTGAGCGAGGCTGGCATCCCATCAGTGCTGCACAATACCGTGCTGCGTGGTTGCGCTGGGGTGGCAGTGTCGCCACGCACCCAGATGTCGTTGAACGTTTATCAGACTTAGCCGGGATTGCTGTGCGTTATTTAGGTTGCTCAGTCAATGATGAGCTGCAGGCGGCGGTGCCGACTTGGGGGCGTCATATTGCTTTGGCAAAAGATGTGCTCAAGCGGCAGAAAAAGCGCGGTGTATTTGATTTGGGCAACGCTGAGATTATTCTACCGCAAGCACCGAACAGCAACATCGCCCTACGGCATCAGGCCCGCTATGTATCTGAACTCCATGCGCAGCGTATTTCGACGCTCACAGAGCAGAAGGAAGGTTTAGCTTTAGCCCGAGAGCCTGAGCAATACAGTAAAAAGTTTCGTTATAACCAACGCCGAGAGCAGCGCTTATTAGAAGAGCAGGGCGGCGTGATTGTACCTGTGAGTACTTTATCAGCCGCTGAGCAAGCGCAGATGTACACCAGCTTGTTTGAAAAGCGTTGGGATTTTGCTGTACCCGGTAAAGAGTATCTCGCGGAAGTATTTAGCCTGTTAAGAGAGTTTATGACGGGCAGTTTTATTACCATCAATGATGTGCCTGTGGCTTTTCAAGTGTTGTACCGAGTTGAGGCGCCCGAATGGATCAGCCTTGAGTACATCAATGGTGGGGTTGATACCGATTACAATTCTCTCAGCCCTGGGAGTGTTTTGAGCTTTGTAAATACACAAAGTGAATGGCAACACGCGCGTGAGTTAAATAAACCGCTGCGTTATTCGTTTGGTCGCGCCGACCGTGAATATAAGGACCGCTGGTGCAACCGAGTTGCTGTGTATGAGGTGTCCTAA